A section of the Streptomyces sp. SCL15-4 genome encodes:
- a CDS encoding DUF3027 domain-containing protein, which translates to MSAATTRSRTPDRLCAEAVDLARAAAEEAAAPGVIGEHAGLVSEGDRVVTHFFECKEPGYRGWRWAVTVARASRAKIVTLDEVVLLPGPDALLAPEWVPWSERLRPGDLGPGDLLPTDQDDLRLEPGYTGEEEPPPNSVVSDEMRELAEAEDADVTPGTPAVQPATPSRGTIASVAEELGLRRARVLSRYGLHIAADRWEEAYGSNTPMAQAAPATCVSCGFLARIGGSLGQAFGVCANEFSPADGRVVSLSYGCGGHSEAAVMPKTPQPAPPVVDETRVDPFPLRPARDSGSVPETTDDETAELGHS; encoded by the coding sequence GTGAGCGCAGCGACAACGCGAAGCCGCACCCCCGACCGCCTGTGCGCCGAGGCCGTCGACCTCGCCCGCGCCGCCGCCGAGGAGGCCGCCGCGCCCGGGGTGATCGGGGAGCACGCGGGACTGGTGTCGGAGGGTGACCGCGTTGTCACGCACTTCTTCGAGTGCAAGGAGCCGGGCTACCGGGGCTGGCGCTGGGCCGTGACGGTGGCCCGCGCCTCCCGCGCCAAGATCGTCACGCTCGACGAGGTGGTCCTCCTCCCCGGCCCCGACGCCCTCCTCGCTCCCGAGTGGGTCCCGTGGAGCGAGCGCCTGCGCCCCGGCGACCTCGGCCCCGGCGACCTGCTCCCCACCGACCAGGACGACCTGCGCCTGGAGCCCGGCTACACGGGCGAGGAGGAGCCGCCGCCCAACTCGGTGGTCTCCGACGAGATGCGGGAACTGGCCGAGGCGGAGGACGCCGACGTCACCCCGGGCACGCCCGCCGTCCAGCCGGCGACGCCCTCCCGGGGCACGATCGCGTCCGTCGCCGAGGAACTGGGCCTGCGCCGCGCCCGCGTGCTCTCCCGCTACGGCCTGCACATCGCGGCCGACCGCTGGGAGGAGGCGTACGGCTCGAACACCCCGATGGCCCAGGCGGCCCCCGCGACCTGCGTGAGCTGCGGCTTCCTCGCCCGTATCGGCGGCTCTCTCGGCCAGGCCTTCGGGGTCTGCGCCAACGAGTTCTCGCCGGCGGACGGCCGGGTGGTGTCCCTGTCCTACGGCTGTGGCGGCCACTCGGAGGCGGCGGTCATGCCGAAGACCCCGCAGCCCGCGCCGCCGGTCGTCGACGAGACCCGCGTCGACCCCTTCCCGCTGCGCCCGGCCCGTGACTCCGGCTCGGTGCCGGAGACCACCGACGACGAGACGGCGGAGCTGGGCCACTCCTGA